A stretch of DNA from Mesomycoplasma lagogenitalium:
GAACAAATGTTCGTTTTGCATTAGTTAAAAATTTTAAAATCGTTAAAAAAATTCGTTTTTTAACTAATGCAAATAATTGAAAAGAGACTCTTGATAAAATTTGTAATTTACTTAATAAATATGAAATTAATCAAGTTGCACTATGTATTCCTGGACCGGCAAATTACGAAGATGGAATTTTATTAAAAACTCCCAATTTAAAAGGCTGAAATAATTTAAATGTTAAAAAATATTTATTAGAAAATTCAAAAATAAGTAAAATTATTTTTGAAAATGATGCTAATGCTATGGCTTTAGCCAACCATTTTTATTATCAACAATCTGAAAAGGATATAACTCAATTTTTCACAATTTCAACAGGTTTTGGAGCTGGATTAATATTAAATAATAAAATATTTAAAGGAGTTAATCATTTAGGACAAGAAATTGCTAGAATTCCTTTAGGAACAAATGATTTAGACGAATTCCATTTATCTCCTTATGCAATTGAAAATTTCGTTTCTGGAACTGGAATTAATTTAAGAGTTCAAAAATGAAGTGAAACTAATGTTTCTACTAAAGAAATTTTTCAAATATACGAAAATCATTTTTTATATAAAGAAATTATTGATCAGGGAATTTTATCATTAGCAAAAACGATTGCAACTACAATTGGATTTATGGCACCTAATTTAATTGTTTTTGGCGGTTCTGTTGCCGTAAATAATTCATGATTTATAAAAAAAGCAGTTAAATTAGCTAAAAAATTTACTGATAAAAATCAATATAAACAAGTTAAATTCCGCTTTGATAAAATGAAAGATAATTCAGCTCTAATTGGTCTTAATTATTTATTAATTAATGAATAAAAATAGATACAATAATAATTATGTATTTAGTATTACTTTAACGGGAGTAATGCTATCTTTAGCTTTAATTTCTTTATTTATTAGTAATTATTTAATATGACCATTTGGTCAATATTTTGGTTTAAAATTTGATTTATCGATTATCTTTATTTTGCCTTTATTTATTTCAATTAAAAAGCATTATGGATTAATTGCATTATTTATTCGTTTTATTTTAGGGCCAATAATTACAGGAAATATCGATATATCTGGATATTTAGGGCATTTTATTTTATTAATATCAAATTTTATTTATATCTATTCATTTTTATTATTTAATAAATTATTTTTCTCAAAAAAAGTTATTTGTTCAATCATTTTGGCAATTTTGATTACTACAGTTATAATTACATTATTAAATATTTTATTTTTTACTCCTTTATTTTTCTATATATTTAAAATGGTTAATAGCATATCTTTTATTGAAATTGCTCAGAATTGATCACAAATTTCTAATGAGAAATTCAATTATTATTGATTTACATTAATAATTTACGGAACATTCAATCTTTTTAGCTTTTCAATTGCATCTATATTTTTATATTACATGCAGTTTTTCATTTTAAAAAAACAAAAAAAGAGCATTGAAAAGCAAGAAATTTAAAAAAATTAGCACTTTTTGTTTTTAAGTGCTAATTTTTAATGTATAATTACATATATTTTTATATATTTTTTTAAAAAAGAGAGGGGAAATATGAAAAAAGAAAGAATATTAAATGTTATTTCAGATATCTTTTTACT
This window harbors:
- a CDS encoding MPN527 family putative ECF transporter permease subunit, whose protein sequence is MNKNRYNNNYVFSITLTGVMLSLALISLFISNYLIWPFGQYFGLKFDLSIIFILPLFISIKKHYGLIALFIRFILGPIITGNIDISGYLGHFILLISNFIYIYSFLLFNKLFFSKKVICSIILAILITTVIITLLNILFFTPLFFYIFKMVNSISFIEIAQNWSQISNEKFNYYWFTLIIYGTFNLFSFSIASIFLYYMQFFILKKQKKSIEKQEI
- a CDS encoding ROK family protein, with amino-acid sequence MNEIKYASIDIGGTNVRFALVKNFKIVKKIRFLTNANNWKETLDKICNLLNKYEINQVALCIPGPANYEDGILLKTPNLKGWNNLNVKKYLLENSKISKIIFENDANAMALANHFYYQQSEKDITQFFTISTGFGAGLILNNKIFKGVNHLGQEIARIPLGTNDLDEFHLSPYAIENFVSGTGINLRVQKWSETNVSTKEIFQIYENHFLYKEIIDQGILSLAKTIATTIGFMAPNLIVFGGSVAVNNSWFIKKAVKLAKKFTDKNQYKQVKFRFDKMKDNSALIGLNYLLINE